Within the Candidatus Poribacteria bacterium genome, the region TTGATGGAAGTATCACATCACAGCTTCAACGAATGAGAACATTACTCGCGAGGGGATAGGGGGTCGCTAGGTAAATTGCTACGCGATTTACATGCGCTCGCCCCAAAGGGAGAATATAACTTATGGCAAGAGAAGTCAGACCCGACGAAGTATCGAACATTCTAAAACAACAATTACTACAATATAGCCAGCAAGTTGACGTATACGATTCAGGAACCGTGCTTGAGGTTGGCGACGGGATCGCCCGTGTCCACGGACTTGCCAACGTCATGGCGAGTGAAATGATTGAATTTCCCAACGGCGTTGCCGGTATGGCATTTAACCTTGAAGAGGATAATGTCGGCTGCGTCCTCTTCGGCGAAGATAAGTTAATCCATGAGGGAGACCTCGCCAAGCGGACGAACAGATTGCTCGAAGTGCCTGTCGGTGAAGCCCTGCTTGGGCGCGTCGTAAACGCTCTTGGACAACCAATTGACGGCAAAGGCGAAATTCAGACCGACGACACCCTCCCTGTTGAACGGAAGGGATTGGGTATTGTGCAGCGTCAGCCGGTGAACGAACCACTTTATACCGGCTTGAAGGCGATTGACAGCATGACGCCAATCGGACGGGGGCAGCGGGAGCTAATCATTGGTGACCGTCAAACGGGTAAAACGGCTATCCCGATCGATACCATCATTAACCAAAAAAATACCGATGTATTCTGTATCTATGTGGCGGTTGGGCAGAAAGGTTCAACGGTTGCACAGGTCGTGAATACCCTAGAACAGTACGGCGCAATGGATTACACGGTTGTCGTTTCTGCACCGGCAAGTGAACCGTCTCCGCTCCAATACCTTGCACCCTACACAGGGACTTCGATGGGAGAATACTTCCGCGATAAGGGACAACACGCGCTGGTTATTTACGATGATCTTACCAAACATGCGTGGGCGTATCGTCAGATGTCGCTGCTTTCACGGCGTCCACCGGGCCGGGAAGCGTATCCGGGCGATGTCTTTTATCTGCACTCCCGTTTGTTGGAGCGTGCCGCAAAACTTAGTGATGAATTAGGCGGCGGTTCGTTGACCTCCCTGCCGATTATCGAAATCTTTGAAGGCGACCTCACCACCTATATTCCAACGAATGTGATTTCGATCACCGATGGGCAGATTTACTTAACATCGGAACTGTTTAACCAAGGCGTCCGCCCGGCGATTGATGTCGGTACTTCAGTGTCCCGCGTTGGTGGAGACGCCCAGACACGAGCGATGAAGTCCGATGAAGTCGCAGGCACACTGAAACTCGACCTAGCTAGCTTCCGAGAGGTTGCCGCTTTCGCTCAGTTTGGATCTGATCTGGACGCTTCTACGCAAGCCCAACTTCGGCGTGGAGAGCAACTCGTTGAATTGCTGAAACAACCCCAATACGAACCGATGTCCGTTGAAAAACAGGTTGCATCAATTTTCTGTGGATCAAACGGATACCTAGATGATCTTGAAACGACTGAAGTGGCACAGTTTGAATCTGAATTCTTGGCATATATGGAAAGAAACCATGCAGACATTCTCAAGGCGATTGTTGATACAGGGGAACTCAGTGATGAATTGATTGAACAACTCCAAACCGCCGTGCAGAGTTTTAAGGATGGGTTCAAATCCGAAGAATAATACGTAATGCGTAATATTAAAAACAATGACTCGTCCTGAATTAGATTGACATGAATTGCTTCGGATGACTCTTTATGCATTACTCATTACTCACTAGAGGTTTACCATGGCAACATTACGTGAAATCAGACGGCGTATCGCAAGTATTGAAAACATCGCGCAGGTAACAGACGCGATGCGAGTGGTTGCTGCGGCGCGGTTACGCCGGGCACAGGAAAATATCCTAGCCACCCGTCCTTTCGCCGAAAAGTTCAATACAATTCTAGGACACCTGATCGCCCAGATCGAGAATCCCTCTCATCCATTGCTAGAATCGCGTGAACTCAAGCGCGTTTGCCTAATATCTGTCTCCGCAGACCGTGGACTGTGTGGCAGTTTTAACAGTAACGTGATCCGAACAACAACCCAACGGGCACAACACTACCAAGAACAGGGAGCGGAAGTGATGGTCGTCTGTGTTGGTAGACGCAGCCGAGATCATTTTGCGCGGCGCGATTATAACGTTATAGCTGAATATGTGAACATTTTTCGGCAATTGACATTTGACACCGCGGTTGACATTGTGGAGGAGTTTGAACATCTATACAGGGACAAGCAGGTCGACAGGGTAGAAGTGATTTATAACGATTTCAGATCCGCGATTCTACAAGTAGTTTTGGTCGAGCAATTGTTGCCACTTACCCCTGAAGTGCCAACCGGTGATGAACTCTTCCTCGATTACCTATATGAGCCAGAACAAGAGGCAATTTTTCAGTCTGTATTGGCAAAACACCTGAACATGCAGATGTGGAAGGTCTTGTTGGATTCCAACGCCGCAGAGCAAGCGGCGCGGATGGCGGCGATGGAAAATGCGACGCGCAACGCCAATGAGCTTATTGATGATTTAATTCTTCAGCGTAACCGTGCCCGTCAAACTCAGATTACCACAGAGATTTCTGAGATTGTGAGCGGTGCAGCGGCGCTAGAGGGTTAAAATCTGCGAAGTGGATAGTATCCTCAATGCCGGAGGAGAAAGCGAGTTATGAGCGTGCAGCAACCCATCATTATCAATCAAGAAGAACTCGCTTGGGAAGGTTGGGAGGACGCGGACCTTGCCGCCAAGAGTGCGATCCGCTGGAAGCTCCTGGTTACCGGAGAAAAGGGACCGAGCAGTGGGCTTGTAATGGGTGTAGCGGAGTTTCCGCCTGACACCCGGCTCCCTCTTCACCGCCACGAGCCAGAGGAAACATACTACGTCGCCAGCGGCAATGGTCACATGGTAATTGACGATCACGAATCAGAAATTGGCCCGGGTTCAGCAATCTACATTCCGTCCAACGCCAAACATGCTGTCCGATGTACCGGTGCCGAGCCGCTGATCTTTGTGTTCTCATTCGTGTGCAACCGCTTTGACCAAATAGTTTACCACTTCGATAAGTAGAGGCAGTTCGCAGCGGGTGTTATTGGAGGTGCAAACATGCCTTACAACGTCAGCAAACAGATTCAAGAAGCGATGGAGCGGGGCGATTTTAAGGACCTACCCGGCAAGGGCAAACCTCAACAACGCGATGATAATCCTTACGTCCCACCGGCAGTTCGTACGGTCAATCAGATGCTCAAGGATAACGGCTTCGCACCGCGCTGGATTGAATTGGATAAAGAAATTCGCGCCGAAACTGAGAACACCGAAAAATTAATCGAGAATCTCAAAGGACGGCGGAGCCGTTTGGAAGCACAACTCCGAGCGCAACCGTTAAAACGCGATGCGATTCGATCGGTTTTTGAACTTGAACGCACACGGGCATTGGAAGCCTACACTGTTCAGTTACAACAACTCAATCGGAAAATCCAGCAGTGGAACCTCATGATGCCGCTGCGCGATAAACAATATCCACTGCATAACCTTGATGCAGCAACCACCTATTTTCACATGCAGTGTCCCGGACTTTAATTTTACTTTACTATGATGAAACCGTAAAACCCAAAGAATTATGTGAGCCAAAGGCTTACATCTCACCGTTAATCTACTTTACATCAAAGGAGACTAACTGATGCAGTTCAAATTAGGAAGTATGCTTCTAGTTGTTTTAATAGCGCTAGTTGCTCTAGTCGGTTGTGAAATTGGCACAGATATGATGATGGAGATGATGCCATCCCCGGATACTGGGATGACCGATGCGATGGACATGATGTCATCTACAGATACTGGGGTGGCTGATATGATGGACATGATGTCATCTACGGACACCGACATGGAGGATATGGAAGCGGTTCCAGTGAAGTTGGTGTGGTTAGTCAACTATCCGGTCGGTAGGAAAGCCGACTATCTTGCATGGATCGCGGCTGTTGCCCCGACACTACTAGCACCCGAAGAGGTCAATCGGGTAGTATCTTACGATAATGCCCGTGGTGAGAATCCGCATCGACTCGTTGAGTTTGAATTTGATAGCTATGTGGATGCGGCGACATATCTGAGTCGTCCCGATGTTGCTGCGGTTTTTGAAGCACTTCCAGATCACAGTAGTGAGGTAAGTACGCACGTATTTGCCCAACGCTCTGCTGATTATTCAAAAAACGAAAATCCTAGCCGGACGGTTAAACTCGTTTACTTAGTTGACTACCCCCTTGGCGGAAAAGACGCGTATCTAGAGTGGATTGCCTCTGTTGCACCGTCGCTGGAAGCACCCGAAGAGGTCAAACGGATAGCATCTTACGACAACCTTCACGGTGCATCTCCGCATAGGTTCGTTGAGTTTGAGTTCGATAGCCTCGAAGAAGCCAATACGTACCTAGTACAGGAGGCGGTGAGGGCTGTTAACACTGAACTCCCGAACCGAGCAACTCGCGTTGCTCAACTTTTGTTTGAGCAACGTCCGGATTACGTCAACGAATAATCACTGAGATTAGCACAGTAAAGCAAGGAACAGAAACCAAGTTTTTTACTATTGAACAAAGAAAGTGACACAGCGAATCCGTCTCAGGTTATGGTCGAGCAACTTGCAGCACTGGATGTGAAGTATCTGTTTTATAATTCCGGCTCACGTGAGGCACGCTTTTTTGACGCACTGCATGTTCACCCAGATATACACGGCATTTTGGCACTCCATGAGGGAAC harbors:
- the atpA gene encoding F0F1 ATP synthase subunit alpha encodes the protein MAREVRPDEVSNILKQQLLQYSQQVDVYDSGTVLEVGDGIARVHGLANVMASEMIEFPNGVAGMAFNLEEDNVGCVLFGEDKLIHEGDLAKRTNRLLEVPVGEALLGRVVNALGQPIDGKGEIQTDDTLPVERKGLGIVQRQPVNEPLYTGLKAIDSMTPIGRGQRELIIGDRQTGKTAIPIDTIINQKNTDVFCIYVAVGQKGSTVAQVVNTLEQYGAMDYTVVVSAPASEPSPLQYLAPYTGTSMGEYFRDKGQHALVIYDDLTKHAWAYRQMSLLSRRPPGREAYPGDVFYLHSRLLERAAKLSDELGGGSLTSLPIIEIFEGDLTTYIPTNVISITDGQIYLTSELFNQGVRPAIDVGTSVSRVGGDAQTRAMKSDEVAGTLKLDLASFREVAAFAQFGSDLDASTQAQLRRGEQLVELLKQPQYEPMSVEKQVASIFCGSNGYLDDLETTEVAQFESEFLAYMERNHADILKAIVDTGELSDELIEQLQTAVQSFKDGFKSEE
- the atpG gene encoding ATP synthase F1 subunit gamma translates to MATLREIRRRIASIENIAQVTDAMRVVAAARLRRAQENILATRPFAEKFNTILGHLIAQIENPSHPLLESRELKRVCLISVSADRGLCGSFNSNVIRTTTQRAQHYQEQGAEVMVVCVGRRSRDHFARRDYNVIAEYVNIFRQLTFDTAVDIVEEFEHLYRDKQVDRVEVIYNDFRSAILQVVLVEQLLPLTPEVPTGDELFLDYLYEPEQEAIFQSVLAKHLNMQMWKVLLDSNAAEQAARMAAMENATRNANELIDDLILQRNRARQTQITTEISEIVSGAAALEG
- a CDS encoding cupin domain-containing protein, with translation MSVQQPIIINQEELAWEGWEDADLAAKSAIRWKLLVTGEKGPSSGLVMGVAEFPPDTRLPLHRHEPEETYYVASGNGHMVIDDHESEIGPGSAIYIPSNAKHAVRCTGAEPLIFVFSFVCNRFDQIVYHFDK
- a CDS encoding DUF1992 domain-containing protein; the encoded protein is MPYNVSKQIQEAMERGDFKDLPGKGKPQQRDDNPYVPPAVRTVNQMLKDNGFAPRWIELDKEIRAETENTEKLIENLKGRRSRLEAQLRAQPLKRDAIRSVFELERTRALEAYTVQLQQLNRKIQQWNLMMPLRDKQYPLHNLDAATTYFHMQCPGL